The following are from one region of the Oncorhynchus tshawytscha isolate Ot180627B linkage group LG24, Otsh_v2.0, whole genome shotgun sequence genome:
- the LOC112223475 gene encoding myoferlin isoform X5 codes for MLRVVVESAKGLPKSKLGSTPDPIANIIFKDEKKKTKTIDSEVNPVWNEVLEFDLKGSVLDSSSYIDVIVKDYETIGKDKFLGSAKISLKDLATGQVKSFPCKDLALVNEKGQATGATVSLVIHYDPPANATPNPNDPQAGDAAGDSGRGEEGDEDIPDAGQSPSAPGQPGNPNQRLVKKNRKLNRPLANKPQDFQIRVRILEGRQLPGNNIKPVVKVNVCGQTHRTRIKRGNNPFFDEMFFYNVNMLPSDLFDQYVSIRVYDSFSLRADSLMGEFKVDVGFIYDEPAHSVMRKWLLLNDPDESSSGARGYLKVSMFIVGAGDESQVEKRDINDDQDDIESNLLLPAGVTLRWVTLSLKVFRAEDIPQMDDAFIQSLKGMFGVDGDKKNLVDPFVEAHFAGKRLCTQVIEKNANPEWNQMLNLQVKFPSMCERIKLTVFDWDRLTRNDSIGTIYLNLAKIASSGGEVQDKHAGYGFSPSLEGKTGESEVGFLPAFGPCYINLYGSPREFTGLPDPYEELNYGKGEGVAYRGRILVELSTKLEGKADKTVEEIPSDDILVAQKYQRRRKYCLCVVFHSASMLQEPGEPIQFEVSIGNYGNKLDTTCKPLASTTQYSCAVFDGNHYYYLPWANAKPVVVITSFWEDISHRLDAVNIILYIAERLQSNITAMKLAILAKVPENRLAEIWLRLVNQVIEDLSSLKVPELEGHSNLTSLDIQMKKLRDSTLQTIMEGAKSMREEATEIKDTLGDIEGWLDKLKQLAEEPQNSMPDVIIWMLRGEKRVAYSRIPAYQLLYSTYSEQACGQFCGRTRNVFMQYPMDKNKGLKVPVQIRVNMWLGLSADEKKFNNFSEGTFSVFAELYENQAYMLGKWGTTGLGLRYKCSDVTGKLKLKQENFIPPRGWEWEGDWFIDPEKGLLTEADAGHTEFMDEVFQNETRFPGGEWKPATEPYTDVNGEKTHTPEEIECPAGWSWGDEWTVDENRAVDEKGWEYGITIPPDDKPKSWVPAEKMYHVHRRRRVIRPRKRTSAAGTTTEKRDQGDPEGWEFSSLIGWKFHRQERSADTIRRRRWRRKMAPAGRLGASAIFKLEGALGVDVDEKKKDEVDASKLFGANTPTVSCSFDSSHLYHLRVYVYQARNLIAMDKDSFSDPYAHVSFLHMSKTTETIKATLNPTWDQTLIFQDVEIYGDPQKIAQYPPDVVLEFYDKDQVGKDELLGRSVCVPLVKLNPGMDQTPKLLWSPIIQKDQQAGEVLVAAELILKDKGNETDLPLVPPKRAENLYMVPQGIRPVVQLMAIEILAWGLRNMKPYQLATVASPSLVVECGGEMVQSAVIKNMKKCPNFPGSVLFLKVLLPKEEMYTPPIVLKVIDHRPFGRKPVVGQCTIDTLEEFRCDPYVIQKSSMSSKMALMAAFPHDTRIDMEDRRPLLEAQFVYSMSAAVNKMATTTSRLHAEKEKETVDWWSKFYASIGDHEKCRPYLQKGYDTLKVYDKELENVPEFKQLTDFCNTFKLQRGKNEDEEDDPSVVGEFKGSFKVYPLSDDPGVAPPPRQFRELPESVPQECLVRIYVVRGIDLQPKDNNGQCDPYIKISLGKKSIEDRDNYLPNTTNPVFGRMFEMSCFLPQDKDLKISVYDYDLLTRDEKVGETVIDLENRFLSRFGSYCGLPQTYCMGL; via the exons GTTTCTCGGCTCTGCAAAAATCTCACTGAAAGACCTTGCAACTGGTCAAGTCAAATCCTTTCCATGTAAAGATCTGGCTCTTGTCAATGAAAAGGGACAGGCTACTGGG GCCACGGTGAGCCTTGTTATTCATTATGATCCTCCAGCCAATGCCACCCCAAATCCAAATGACCCACAGGCAGGAGATGCTGCAGGGGATTCTG GTAGaggtgaagagggggatgaggacaTCCCTGATGCAGGACAGAGTCCCTCTGCTCCTGGTCAGCCTGGGAACCCTAACCAAAGACTGGTCAAGAAAAACAGGAAATTGAACCGTCCCCTGGCCAATAAACCTCAGGACTTTCAG ATCCGTGTCAGGATATTAGAGGGACGACAGCTCCCTGGGAATAACATCAAACCTGTTGTGAAGGTGAATGTTTGTGGACAGACTCACAGAACAAGGATCAAGCGGGGAAACAATCCCTTCTTTGATGAG ATGTTCTTTTACAACGTCAACATGTTACCATCGGACCTATTTGATCAATATGTCAGCATTCGG GTGTACGACTCCTTCTCTCTGAGAGCTGACAGTCTCATGGGGGAGTTCAAG GTTGATGTTGGCTTCATCTATGATGAACCAG CTCACTCTGTAATGAGGAAGTGGCTCCTCCTGAATGACCCTGATGAATCCAGTTCGGGCGCCAGAGGATACCTTAAAGTCAGCATGTTCATCGTTGGGGCGGGAGACGAATCACAG GTAGAGAAGAGGGACATTAATGATGACCAGGATGACATAGAGAGTAACCTGCTGCTGCCAGCAGGGGTTACACTGCGATGGGTCACCCTGTCTCTCAAAGTGTTCCGGGCCGAGGACATTCCCCAGA TGGATGATGCCTTTATCCAGTCATTGAAGGGGATGTTTGGAGTGGATGGGGACAAGAAGAATCTAGTGGATCCTTTTGTCGAGGCTCACTTCGCTGGCAAAAGG CTGTGCACCCAAGTCATTGAGAAGAATGCCAACCCAGAATGGAACCAAATGCTGAATCTTCAGGTCaag TTCCCCTCCATGTGTGAACGAATCAAACTGACCGTCTTTGATTG GGATCGCCTGACGAGGAATGACTCGATTGGCACCATATACTTGAATCTGGCCAAAATAGCATCCTCTGGTGGCGAAGTTCAAG ACAAACATGCGGGATATGGGTTCTCGCCATCACTTGAAG GGAAGACTGGGGAGTCTGAGGTGGGTTTCCTGCCAGCCTTTGGGCCTTGCTATATCAACCTGTATGGGAGTCCCAGAGAGTTCACTGGGCTTCCTGACCCCTACGAAGAGCTCAACTATGGCAAA GGTGAAGGGGTGGCCTATCGAGGAAGAATCCTGGTTGAGCTGTCGACTAAACTGGAAGGCAAGGCTGACAAGACTGTAGAAGAGATCCCTAGTGATGACATCTTGGTGGCCCAG AAATACCAGCGCAGGAGGAAgtactgtttgtgtgtagtgttccATAGTGCCAGCATGCTTCAGGAACCTGGCGAACCAATCCAGTTTGAGGTCAGCATTGGCAACTATGGCAACAAGCTGGACACTACCTGTAAACCCCTGGCCTCCACTACCCAGTACAGCTGTGCTGTGTTTGATG GTAACCACTACTATTACCTGCCCTGGGCTAATGCCAAACCAGTGGTTGTCATTACATCATTCTGGGAGGACATCAGTCACCGTTTGGATGCAGTCAACATCATTCTGTACATAGCTGAACGTCTG CAATCTAACATCACTGCGATGAAGTTGGCCATCTTGGCTAAAGTCCCCGAAAACCGTCTGGCTGAGATCTGGCTGAGGCTGGTAAATCAGGTGATCGAGGACCTCAGCAG TTTGAAAGTGCCAGAGCTGGAGGGCCACTCAAACCTGACCTCCCTGGACATCCAGATGAAGAAGCTACGTGACAGCACCCTGCAGACCATCATGGAGGGGGCCAAGAGCATGAGAGAGGAGGCGACTGAGATCAAGGATACCCTGGGGGACATTGAGGGCTGGCTGGACAAACTGAAGCAGCTCGCTGAGGAG CCCCAGAACAGCATGCCTGACGTGATCATCTGGATGctgaggggggagaagagagtggCGTACAGCCGCATCCCAGCCTACCAGCTGCTCTACTCCACCTACAGCGAACAGGCCTGTGGACAGTTCTGTGGCAGGACCAGGAATGTCTTCATGCAGTACCCTATGGATAAAAACAAGGGTCTGAAGGTTCCAGTCCAGATCAGAGTCAACATGTGGCTGGGCCTGTCTGCAGACGAGAAAAAGTTCAACAATTTCTCAGAAGGGACGTTCAGTGTGTTTGCTGAATTG TATGAGAATCAGGCCTACATGCTGGGGAAGTGGGGAACTACCGGTCTGGGTTTACGCTACAAATGCTCTGATGTGACTGGCAAGCTGAAGCTGAAACAAGAGAACTTCATTCCCCCGCGAGgctgggagtgggagggagactgGTTCATAGACCCAGAGAAGGG TCTGTTGACAGAGGCAGATGCGGGACACACTGAGTTCATGGATGAAGTCTTCCAGAATGAGACTCGCTTCCCCGGGGGAGAGTGGAAGCCTGCCACTGAGCCCTACACTGACGTG AATGGGGAGAAGACCCACACACCAGAGGAAATTGAGTGTCCTGCAGGCTGGAGCTGGGGGGATGAGTGGACCGTAGATGAAAACAGGGCTGTGGACGAGAAAG GCTGGGAGTATGGAATCACCATCCCTCCAGATGACAAACCCAAGTCTTGGGTGCCAGCAGAGAAGATGTACCACGTCCACCGACGGAGGAGAGTGATCAGGCCCAGGAAGAGAACATCAGCTGCTGGTACAACCACTGAG AAACGAGACCAAGGAGACCCAGAAGGCTGGGAGTTCTCCTCTCTGATTGGCTGGAAGTTCCACAGGCAGGAGCGTTCTGCCGACACGATCCGACGCAGACGTTGGAGGAGGAAAATGGCCCCTGCTGGCCGCCTGGGGGCATCCGCCATATTCAAACTGGAGGGGGCGCTG GGGGTTGATGTagatgagaaaaaaaaagatgAGGTTGATGCCTCCAAGCTCTTTGGTGCCAATACTCCTACTGTGTCCTGTTCGTTTGACA GCTCACACCTCTACCACCTTCGCGTCTACGTTTACCAGGCCAGGAACCTTATTGCCATGGACAAAGACAGCTTCTCGG ATCCATATGCCCATGTGTCCTTCCTGCACATGAGTAAAACCACAGAGACCATAAAAGCTACCCTGAACCCCACGTGGGACCAGACCCTGATCTTCCAGGATGTGGAGATCTACGGGGACCCGCAGAAAATCGCCCAGTATCCCCCTGACGTGGTGCTGGAGTTCTATGACAAGGACCAGGTG GGGAAAGATGAGCTATTGGGCCGGAGCGTGTGTGTCCCCCTGGTGAAACTGAACCCCGGCATGGACCAGACCCCCAAACTGCTGTGGTCCCCCATCATACAGAAGGACCAGCAGGCTGGAGAGGTGCTGGTGGCTGCTGAGCTCATCCTGAAGGATAAG gGTAACGAGACGGACCTCCCTCTGGTCCCTCCCAAGAGGGCGGAGAATCTGTACATGGTGCCTCAGGGGATACGGCCTGTGGTGCAGCTCATGGCTATTGAG atTCTGGCCTGGGGGTTGCGCAACATGAAGCCCTACCAGTTGGCCACTGTGGCCTCCCCTAGCCTTGTGGTAGAGTGTGGAGGGGAGATGGTCCAGTCTGCTGTCATCAAGAACATGAAGAAGTGCCCCAACTTTCCTGGATCTGTCCTCTTCCTTAAAGTG CTTCTTCCCAAAGAGGAGATGTACACCCCTCCCATCGTGCTGAAGGTGATCGACCACAGGCCATTTGGCAGGAAGCCAGTGGTTGGACAGTGTACCATAGACACTCTGGAGGAGTTTCGCTGTGACCCCTACGTCATCCAGAAGTCATCCATGTCCTCCAAAA TGGCTttgatggctgcttttcctcACGACACCAGAATTGACATGGAAGACAGGAGGCCTCTGCTTGAAGCTCAG TTTGTGTACAGCATGTCAGCAGCAGTCAACAAAATGGCCACCACTACTTCTCGTCTT CATGCAGAGAAG GAGAAGGAGACAGTTGATTGGTGGAGTAAATTCTACGCTTCCATTGGAGATCATGAGAAGTGCCGTCCTTACCTTCAGAAAGGATATGACACTTTGAAG GTGTATGATAAGGAACTGGAGAATGTTCCTGAGTTCAAACAACTCACCGATTTCTGCAACACCTTCAAACTGCAGAGAGGCAAGAatgaagatgaggaggatgatCCATCTGTCGTTGGAGAATTCAAG GGCTCTTTTAAGGTGTACCCTCTATCAGACGACCCGGGTGTGGCTCCTCCTCCTCGCCAGTTCCGTGAGCTGCCTGAAAGCGTGCCTCAGGAGTGCCTGGTCAGGATCTATGTGGTCAGAGGCATCGACCTGCAGCCCAAGGACAACAACGGTCAG TGTGATCCCTATATAAAGATTTCCCTGGGAAAGAAGTCAATTGAGGACCGAGATAACTACTTACCAAATACCACCAACCCTGTTTTTGGAAG AATGTTTGAGATGTCATGTTTTCTGCCTCAAGACAAAGACCTGAAGATCTCAGTGTATGACTATGATCTGCTGACACGCGATGAGAAAGTGGGAGAGACAGTGATTGACCTGGAGAACCGCTTCCTGTCACGTTTTGGCTCCTACTGTGGCCTGCCTCAGACATACTGCAT GGGACTCTGA
- the LOC112223475 gene encoding myoferlin isoform X6 — protein sequence MLRVVVESAKGLPKSKLGSTPDPIANIIFKDEKKKTKTIDSEVNPVWNEVLEFDLKGSVLDSSSYIDVIVKDYETIGKDKFLGSAKISLKDLATGQVKSFPCKDLALVNEKGQATGATVSLVIHYDPPANATPNPNDPQAGDAAGDSGRGEEGDEDIPDAGQSPSAPGQPGNPNQRLVKKNRKLNRPLANKPQDFQIRVRILEGRQLPGNNIKPVVKVNVCGQTHRTRIKRGNNPFFDEMFFYNVNMLPSDLFDQYVSIRVYDSFSLRADSLMGEFKVDVGFIYDEPAHSVMRKWLLLNDPDESSSGARGYLKVSMFIVGAGDESQVEKRDINDDQDDIESNLLLPAGVTLRWVTLSLKVFRAEDIPQMDDAFIQSLKGMFGVDGDKKNLVDPFVEAHFAGKRLCTQVIEKNANPEWNQMLNLQVKFPSMCERIKLTVFDWDRLTRNDSIGTIYLNLAKIASSGGEVQGKTGESEVGFLPAFGPCYINLYGSPREFTGLPDPYEELNYGKGEGVAYRGRILVELSTKLEGKADKTVEEIPSDDILVAQKYQRRRKYCLCVVFHSASMLQEPGEPIQFEVSIGNYGNKLDTTCKPLASTTQYSCAVFDGNHYYYLPWANAKPVVVITSFWEDISHRLDAVNIILYIAERLQSNITAMKLAILAKVPENRLAEIWLRLVNQVIEDLSSLKVPELEGHSNLTSLDIQMKKLRDSTLQTIMEGAKSMREEATEIKDTLGDIEGWLDKLKQLAEEPQNSMPDVIIWMLRGEKRVAYSRIPAYQLLYSTYSEQACGQFCGRTRNVFMQYPMDKNKGLKVPVQIRVNMWLGLSADEKKFNNFSEGTFSVFAELYENQAYMLGKWGTTGLGLRYKCSDVTGKLKLKQENFIPPRGWEWEGDWFIDPEKGLLTEADAGHTEFMDEVFQNETRFPGGEWKPATEPYTDVNGEKTHTPEEIECPAGWSWGDEWTVDENRAVDEKGWEYGITIPPDDKPKSWVPAEKMYHVHRRRRVIRPRKRTSAAGTTTEKRDQGDPEGWEFSSLIGWKFHRQERSADTIRRRRWRRKMAPAGRLGASAIFKLEGALGVDVDEKKKDEVDASKLFGANTPTVSCSFDSSHLYHLRVYVYQARNLIAMDKDSFSDPYAHVSFLHMSKTTETIKATLNPTWDQTLIFQDVEIYGDPQKIAQYPPDVVLEFYDKDQVGKDELLGRSVCVPLVKLNPGMDQTPKLLWSPIIQKDQQAGEVLVAAELILKDKGNETDLPLVPPKRAENLYMVPQGIRPVVQLMAIEILAWGLRNMKPYQLATVASPSLVVECGGEMVQSAVIKNMKKCPNFPGSVLFLKVLLPKEEMYTPPIVLKVIDHRPFGRKPVVGQCTIDTLEEFRCDPYVIQKSSMSSKMALMAAFPHDTRIDMEDRRPLLEAQEKETVDWWSKFYASIGDHEKCRPYLQKGYDTLKVYDKELENVPEFKQLTDFCNTFKLQRGKNEDEEDDPSVVGEFKGSFKVYPLSDDPGVAPPPRQFRELPESVPQECLVRIYVVRGIDLQPKDNNGQCDPYIKISLGKKSIEDRDNYLPNTTNPVFGRMFEMSCFLPQDKDLKISVYDYDLLTRDEKVGETVIDLENRFLSRFGSYCGLPQTYCISGINQWRDHLKPSQILQNLARLKGVPPPRLEDDGKALSFNGTQYTLAQFEANKEIHQHLGPADERISLHVLRTHGLVPEHVETRTLFSSFQPQLSQGCLQMWVDVFPKNMGLPGPPFDIVPRKAKKYFLRAVVWNTSDVILDETSITGERMSDIYVKGWMPGMEEDKQKTDVHYRSLDGDGNFNWRFVFGFEYLPAEQLCLVSKKEHFWSLDKTEFRIPPKLIVQIWDNDKFSLDDYLGTVELDLRKLTPPAKVSKTCNLSMMEEVMDARPPKSDLANSLFAQKSVRGWWPCVTEQDGKKVLGGKVEMTLEIVSEKEVDEKPAGKGRDEPNMNPKLDFPK from the exons GTTTCTCGGCTCTGCAAAAATCTCACTGAAAGACCTTGCAACTGGTCAAGTCAAATCCTTTCCATGTAAAGATCTGGCTCTTGTCAATGAAAAGGGACAGGCTACTGGG GCCACGGTGAGCCTTGTTATTCATTATGATCCTCCAGCCAATGCCACCCCAAATCCAAATGACCCACAGGCAGGAGATGCTGCAGGGGATTCTG GTAGaggtgaagagggggatgaggacaTCCCTGATGCAGGACAGAGTCCCTCTGCTCCTGGTCAGCCTGGGAACCCTAACCAAAGACTGGTCAAGAAAAACAGGAAATTGAACCGTCCCCTGGCCAATAAACCTCAGGACTTTCAG ATCCGTGTCAGGATATTAGAGGGACGACAGCTCCCTGGGAATAACATCAAACCTGTTGTGAAGGTGAATGTTTGTGGACAGACTCACAGAACAAGGATCAAGCGGGGAAACAATCCCTTCTTTGATGAG ATGTTCTTTTACAACGTCAACATGTTACCATCGGACCTATTTGATCAATATGTCAGCATTCGG GTGTACGACTCCTTCTCTCTGAGAGCTGACAGTCTCATGGGGGAGTTCAAG GTTGATGTTGGCTTCATCTATGATGAACCAG CTCACTCTGTAATGAGGAAGTGGCTCCTCCTGAATGACCCTGATGAATCCAGTTCGGGCGCCAGAGGATACCTTAAAGTCAGCATGTTCATCGTTGGGGCGGGAGACGAATCACAG GTAGAGAAGAGGGACATTAATGATGACCAGGATGACATAGAGAGTAACCTGCTGCTGCCAGCAGGGGTTACACTGCGATGGGTCACCCTGTCTCTCAAAGTGTTCCGGGCCGAGGACATTCCCCAGA TGGATGATGCCTTTATCCAGTCATTGAAGGGGATGTTTGGAGTGGATGGGGACAAGAAGAATCTAGTGGATCCTTTTGTCGAGGCTCACTTCGCTGGCAAAAGG CTGTGCACCCAAGTCATTGAGAAGAATGCCAACCCAGAATGGAACCAAATGCTGAATCTTCAGGTCaag TTCCCCTCCATGTGTGAACGAATCAAACTGACCGTCTTTGATTG GGATCGCCTGACGAGGAATGACTCGATTGGCACCATATACTTGAATCTGGCCAAAATAGCATCCTCTGGTGGCGAAGTTCAAG GGAAGACTGGGGAGTCTGAGGTGGGTTTCCTGCCAGCCTTTGGGCCTTGCTATATCAACCTGTATGGGAGTCCCAGAGAGTTCACTGGGCTTCCTGACCCCTACGAAGAGCTCAACTATGGCAAA GGTGAAGGGGTGGCCTATCGAGGAAGAATCCTGGTTGAGCTGTCGACTAAACTGGAAGGCAAGGCTGACAAGACTGTAGAAGAGATCCCTAGTGATGACATCTTGGTGGCCCAG AAATACCAGCGCAGGAGGAAgtactgtttgtgtgtagtgttccATAGTGCCAGCATGCTTCAGGAACCTGGCGAACCAATCCAGTTTGAGGTCAGCATTGGCAACTATGGCAACAAGCTGGACACTACCTGTAAACCCCTGGCCTCCACTACCCAGTACAGCTGTGCTGTGTTTGATG GTAACCACTACTATTACCTGCCCTGGGCTAATGCCAAACCAGTGGTTGTCATTACATCATTCTGGGAGGACATCAGTCACCGTTTGGATGCAGTCAACATCATTCTGTACATAGCTGAACGTCTG CAATCTAACATCACTGCGATGAAGTTGGCCATCTTGGCTAAAGTCCCCGAAAACCGTCTGGCTGAGATCTGGCTGAGGCTGGTAAATCAGGTGATCGAGGACCTCAGCAG TTTGAAAGTGCCAGAGCTGGAGGGCCACTCAAACCTGACCTCCCTGGACATCCAGATGAAGAAGCTACGTGACAGCACCCTGCAGACCATCATGGAGGGGGCCAAGAGCATGAGAGAGGAGGCGACTGAGATCAAGGATACCCTGGGGGACATTGAGGGCTGGCTGGACAAACTGAAGCAGCTCGCTGAGGAG CCCCAGAACAGCATGCCTGACGTGATCATCTGGATGctgaggggggagaagagagtggCGTACAGCCGCATCCCAGCCTACCAGCTGCTCTACTCCACCTACAGCGAACAGGCCTGTGGACAGTTCTGTGGCAGGACCAGGAATGTCTTCATGCAGTACCCTATGGATAAAAACAAGGGTCTGAAGGTTCCAGTCCAGATCAGAGTCAACATGTGGCTGGGCCTGTCTGCAGACGAGAAAAAGTTCAACAATTTCTCAGAAGGGACGTTCAGTGTGTTTGCTGAATTG TATGAGAATCAGGCCTACATGCTGGGGAAGTGGGGAACTACCGGTCTGGGTTTACGCTACAAATGCTCTGATGTGACTGGCAAGCTGAAGCTGAAACAAGAGAACTTCATTCCCCCGCGAGgctgggagtgggagggagactgGTTCATAGACCCAGAGAAGGG TCTGTTGACAGAGGCAGATGCGGGACACACTGAGTTCATGGATGAAGTCTTCCAGAATGAGACTCGCTTCCCCGGGGGAGAGTGGAAGCCTGCCACTGAGCCCTACACTGACGTG AATGGGGAGAAGACCCACACACCAGAGGAAATTGAGTGTCCTGCAGGCTGGAGCTGGGGGGATGAGTGGACCGTAGATGAAAACAGGGCTGTGGACGAGAAAG GCTGGGAGTATGGAATCACCATCCCTCCAGATGACAAACCCAAGTCTTGGGTGCCAGCAGAGAAGATGTACCACGTCCACCGACGGAGGAGAGTGATCAGGCCCAGGAAGAGAACATCAGCTGCTGGTACAACCACTGAG AAACGAGACCAAGGAGACCCAGAAGGCTGGGAGTTCTCCTCTCTGATTGGCTGGAAGTTCCACAGGCAGGAGCGTTCTGCCGACACGATCCGACGCAGACGTTGGAGGAGGAAAATGGCCCCTGCTGGCCGCCTGGGGGCATCCGCCATATTCAAACTGGAGGGGGCGCTG GGGGTTGATGTagatgagaaaaaaaaagatgAGGTTGATGCCTCCAAGCTCTTTGGTGCCAATACTCCTACTGTGTCCTGTTCGTTTGACA GCTCACACCTCTACCACCTTCGCGTCTACGTTTACCAGGCCAGGAACCTTATTGCCATGGACAAAGACAGCTTCTCGG ATCCATATGCCCATGTGTCCTTCCTGCACATGAGTAAAACCACAGAGACCATAAAAGCTACCCTGAACCCCACGTGGGACCAGACCCTGATCTTCCAGGATGTGGAGATCTACGGGGACCCGCAGAAAATCGCCCAGTATCCCCCTGACGTGGTGCTGGAGTTCTATGACAAGGACCAGGTG GGGAAAGATGAGCTATTGGGCCGGAGCGTGTGTGTCCCCCTGGTGAAACTGAACCCCGGCATGGACCAGACCCCCAAACTGCTGTGGTCCCCCATCATACAGAAGGACCAGCAGGCTGGAGAGGTGCTGGTGGCTGCTGAGCTCATCCTGAAGGATAAG gGTAACGAGACGGACCTCCCTCTGGTCCCTCCCAAGAGGGCGGAGAATCTGTACATGGTGCCTCAGGGGATACGGCCTGTGGTGCAGCTCATGGCTATTGAG atTCTGGCCTGGGGGTTGCGCAACATGAAGCCCTACCAGTTGGCCACTGTGGCCTCCCCTAGCCTTGTGGTAGAGTGTGGAGGGGAGATGGTCCAGTCTGCTGTCATCAAGAACATGAAGAAGTGCCCCAACTTTCCTGGATCTGTCCTCTTCCTTAAAGTG CTTCTTCCCAAAGAGGAGATGTACACCCCTCCCATCGTGCTGAAGGTGATCGACCACAGGCCATTTGGCAGGAAGCCAGTGGTTGGACAGTGTACCATAGACACTCTGGAGGAGTTTCGCTGTGACCCCTACGTCATCCAGAAGTCATCCATGTCCTCCAAAA TGGCTttgatggctgcttttcctcACGACACCAGAATTGACATGGAAGACAGGAGGCCTCTGCTTGAAGCTCAG GAGAAGGAGACAGTTGATTGGTGGAGTAAATTCTACGCTTCCATTGGAGATCATGAGAAGTGCCGTCCTTACCTTCAGAAAGGATATGACACTTTGAAG GTGTATGATAAGGAACTGGAGAATGTTCCTGAGTTCAAACAACTCACCGATTTCTGCAACACCTTCAAACTGCAGAGAGGCAAGAatgaagatgaggaggatgatCCATCTGTCGTTGGAGAATTCAAG GGCTCTTTTAAGGTGTACCCTCTATCAGACGACCCGGGTGTGGCTCCTCCTCCTCGCCAGTTCCGTGAGCTGCCTGAAAGCGTGCCTCAGGAGTGCCTGGTCAGGATCTATGTGGTCAGAGGCATCGACCTGCAGCCCAAGGACAACAACGGTCAG TGTGATCCCTATATAAAGATTTCCCTGGGAAAGAAGTCAATTGAGGACCGAGATAACTACTTACCAAATACCACCAACCCTGTTTTTGGAAG AATGTTTGAGATGTCATGTTTTCTGCCTCAAGACAAAGACCTGAAGATCTCAGTGTATGACTATGATCTGCTGACACGCGATGAGAAAGTGGGAGAGACAGTGATTGACCTGGAGAACCGCTTCCTGTCACGTTTTGGCTCCTACTGTGGCCTGCCTCAGACATACTGCAT CTCTGGAATCAACCAATGGCGTGACCATCTGAAGCCCTCTCAGATCCTTCAGAACCTGGCCCGCCTCAAAGGCGTCCCTCCACCCAGGTTAGAAGATGATGGCAAAGCACTGTCATTCAATGGGACTCAGTACACCCTGGCTCAATTTG AGGCCAACAAAGAGATCCACCAGCACTTGGGTCCTGCCGACGAACGGATCTCTCTGCACGTGCTCAGAACACATGGACTGGTGCCTGAGCATGTGGAGACAAGGACACTGTTCAGCAGCTTCCAGCCCCAACTTTCTCAG GGATGCCTTCAAATGTGGGTGGATGTTTTCCCCAAAAACATGGGCCTTCCCGGACCTCCCTTCGACATTGTGCCACGCAAGGCCAAGAA GTATTTCCTGCGAGCTGTTGTTTGGAACACCTCTGATGTCATTCTGGACGAAACTAGTATTACTGGGGAGCGCATGAGTGATATCTACGTCAAAGG CTGGATGCCAGGTATGGAGGAGGACAAGCAGAAGACCGACGTCCACTACAGGTCTCTGGACGGGGACGGCAACTTCAACTGGAGGTTCGTCTTTGGCTTTGAATACCTGCCCGCTGAACAGCTGTGTCTGGTCTCCAAGAAG GAGCACTTCTGGAGTCTAGACAAAACAGAGTTCAGGATACCCCCCAAGTTGATTGTTCAAATTTGGGATAATGACAAGTTCTCATTGGATGATTACCTGG GCACGGTAGAGCTGGATCTCCGTAAACTTACCCCTCCGGCCAAGGTTTCAAAGACGTGCAATCTGAGTATGATGGAGGAGGTGATGGACGCACGGCCACCCAAATCCGACCTGGCCAATTCGCTGTTCGCTCAGAAGTCTGTCAGAGGCTGGTGGCCATGTGTCACTGAACAGGATGGGAAGAAAGTCCTTGGT GGGAAGGTTGAGATGACTCTGGAAATCGTGTCTGAGAAGGAAGTGGACGAAAAGCCTGCTGGGAAGGGCAGGGATGAACCCAACATGAACCCAAAGCTTGACTTCCCTAAGTAA